A portion of the Pectobacterium brasiliense genome contains these proteins:
- a CDS encoding flagellar basal body rod protein FlgF has translation MDHAIYTAMGGASQSLEKQAITANNLANASTPGFRAQLSALRAVPVNGLTLPTRTLVVASTPGADMTEGVMNYTGRAMDVALPKESWLAVQAADGGEAYTRNGNMEINADGQLTIQGRVVMGDGGPIDVPPQAQISISPDGTISALNAGDPPNTIAQLGRLKLVKATGQEVERSDDGLFRLTQQAQQQRGNVLQNDPTVRIMPGVIEGSNVNTVDTMVDMIANARRFEMQMKIISSVDDNAQRANQILAMG, from the coding sequence ATGGATCACGCGATTTATACAGCAATGGGTGGCGCGAGTCAGTCATTGGAAAAGCAGGCGATTACTGCGAACAACTTGGCGAACGCCTCAACGCCGGGTTTCCGGGCACAGCTTTCCGCACTGCGCGCTGTACCTGTAAATGGGTTGACACTGCCCACCCGAACGTTGGTTGTCGCTTCAACGCCTGGCGCTGATATGACTGAAGGCGTGATGAATTATACTGGCCGTGCAATGGATGTCGCTTTACCGAAAGAGAGTTGGCTGGCAGTGCAAGCGGCTGATGGCGGTGAAGCGTACACCCGTAATGGTAATATGGAGATCAACGCTGATGGGCAGTTGACTATCCAGGGGCGTGTTGTGATGGGTGATGGCGGGCCGATTGATGTGCCGCCGCAGGCCCAGATAAGTATTTCTCCTGATGGTACGATTTCTGCGCTTAATGCTGGGGATCCGCCGAATACGATTGCCCAGTTGGGGCGTTTGAAGCTTGTTAAGGCTACCGGACAAGAAGTTGAGCGGTCCGATGACGGATTATTCCGCTTGACGCAACAGGCTCAGCAACAACGTGGTAATGTTCTGCAAAACGATCCTACCGTGCGTATTATGCCGGGGGTGATCGAGGGCAGTAATGTGAACACGGTCGATACTATGGTCGATATGATTGCCAATGCTCGTCGCTTTGAAATGCAGATGAAAATCATTAGCAGCGTCGACGATAATGCACAACGCGCTAATCAGATATTAGCAATGGGTTAA
- the flgG gene encoding flagellar basal-body rod protein FlgG has product MIRSLWIAKTGLNAQQTNMDVISNNLANVSTNGFKRQRAVFEDLMYQTVRQPGAQSSEQTMLPSGLQLGTGVRPVSTERIHTQGTFSETGNSKDVAIKGQGFFQVQLPDGTTAYTRDGAFQLDGNGQLVTSSGYQVQPAITVPANATELNIGRDGIVSVKVQGQAATNQIGQLTLTTFINDSGLESIGENLYLETASSGAPNETNPGLNGAGLLYQKYVETSNVNVAEELVSMIQTQRAYEINSKAISSSDQMLQKLTQL; this is encoded by the coding sequence ATGATCCGTTCTTTGTGGATTGCAAAAACCGGCTTGAATGCTCAGCAAACCAATATGGACGTTATTTCCAATAACTTGGCAAACGTCAGCACCAATGGTTTCAAGCGTCAGCGTGCGGTATTTGAAGACTTGATGTATCAAACAGTTCGTCAGCCTGGGGCTCAATCTTCAGAGCAAACCATGCTACCGTCCGGCTTGCAGCTAGGTACGGGTGTTCGTCCGGTCTCAACAGAGCGTATTCATACCCAAGGGACCTTTTCCGAAACGGGTAACTCTAAAGACGTTGCGATTAAAGGGCAGGGATTCTTTCAGGTTCAATTGCCTGATGGTACAACGGCTTACACGCGTGACGGTGCCTTCCAGCTTGATGGTAACGGCCAGTTAGTGACGTCCAGTGGTTATCAGGTCCAGCCTGCTATTACTGTTCCGGCGAATGCGACAGAACTGAATATCGGCCGTGACGGTATTGTCAGCGTTAAAGTGCAGGGGCAGGCAGCAACAAACCAGATTGGCCAATTGACGCTGACAACCTTTATTAACGATAGTGGCCTTGAAAGCATTGGCGAGAACCTGTATCTGGAAACGGCGAGTTCAGGTGCGCCAAATGAAACGAACCCAGGTTTGAATGGCGCAGGTCTGCTGTATCAGAAATATGTCGAAACCTCCAACGTCAATGTGGCAGAGGAATTGGTATCGATGATTCAGACTCAGCGTGCTTACGAAATCAACAGTAAAGCAATTTCTTCTTCTGACCAAATGTTGCAGAAATTGACCCAGCTGTAA
- the flgC gene encoding flagellar basal body rod protein FlgC, with the protein MSLLNIFEISGSALSAQSQRLNVSASNLANADSVTGPDGEPYRAKQVVFEVNAAPGQSTGGVRVSNVIEDPSPARLVYEPGNPLADGQGYVRMPNVDPVAEMVNTISASRSYQANVEVLNTTKSMMLKTLTIGQ; encoded by the coding sequence ATGTCGTTATTAAATATATTCGAAATTTCAGGCTCAGCGCTTTCTGCGCAATCTCAGCGTCTGAATGTGAGTGCCAGTAACCTGGCTAACGCAGACAGCGTGACGGGCCCTGATGGCGAGCCTTATCGCGCCAAACAGGTGGTATTCGAAGTGAATGCCGCTCCGGGGCAATCTACGGGTGGCGTACGCGTTTCCAATGTTATTGAAGATCCATCACCTGCTCGTCTGGTTTACGAACCGGGCAATCCGCTGGCTGATGGGCAGGGATACGTTCGCATGCCGAATGTTGACCCAGTGGCTGAGATGGTAAACACCATTTCTGCATCGCGCAGTTATCAGGCAAACGTCGAAGTGTTGAATACAACAAAATCGATGATGCTGAAGACGTTAACGATCGGGCAATAA
- the flgB gene encoding flagellar basal body rod protein FlgB, which produces MLDKLDASLRFQQEALNLRAQRQEILAANIANADTPGYQARDIDFASQLSKTMEQGRVNGTGIALKTTSVRHIPAQNFQPPELDLLYRVPDQPALDGNTVDMDRERTNFADNSLKYQSSLTVLGGQIKGMMSVLQSGS; this is translated from the coding sequence ATGCTTGATAAATTAGACGCCTCGTTGCGGTTTCAGCAGGAAGCGTTGAACTTGCGTGCCCAGCGGCAGGAAATTCTGGCCGCGAATATTGCCAATGCGGATACACCGGGCTATCAGGCCAGGGATATCGATTTTGCCAGCCAGCTCAGTAAAACGATGGAGCAAGGGCGGGTGAACGGTACGGGTATCGCGCTGAAAACCACATCTGTACGGCATATACCGGCACAGAACTTTCAGCCGCCGGAACTTGATTTGCTCTATCGCGTACCCGATCAGCCTGCGTTGGATGGCAATACGGTCGATATGGACCGCGAACGCACTAATTTTGCCGATAATAGCCTGAAATATCAATCCAGCCTGACCGTTCTGGGCGGACAGATTAAAGGCATGATGTCAGTCCTGCAGTCAGGTTCGTGA
- the flgA gene encoding flagellar basal body P-ring formation chaperone FlgA: MKTIHYYLYLAASCFFTLCAPVSANDLPAQINQFFASRFQGSTNTVNVVVKSPESQWPQCEAPQITMPGNTKMWGNVSLSVRCGQQRRFIQTEVQVTGNYVTSARLINRGTTLTEKDIRLTKGRLDLLPLRPILTLPGAQGAVLLRDLTPGQVITASMIRRAWVVKAGQSVQIIAQGEGFTINGEGKAMNNAAAGQAVRVRTANGQIVSGITNEDGIILISQ, from the coding sequence ATGAAAACAATACATTATTACCTCTATCTGGCGGCGTCCTGTTTTTTCACCCTTTGTGCCCCTGTCAGTGCGAACGACCTTCCTGCACAGATCAATCAATTTTTTGCCTCACGCTTTCAGGGAAGCACGAATACCGTAAACGTTGTGGTAAAATCGCCAGAATCGCAATGGCCACAGTGCGAAGCGCCGCAAATCACGATGCCTGGAAATACGAAAATGTGGGGTAATGTGAGCCTGTCCGTACGTTGCGGGCAACAGCGTCGCTTCATTCAAACCGAAGTTCAGGTAACTGGGAATTATGTCACCAGTGCACGGCTTATAAATCGGGGAACCACGCTGACGGAAAAAGACATTCGTTTGACAAAAGGCAGGCTCGATTTATTACCGTTGCGCCCTATACTGACGTTACCAGGCGCACAGGGCGCAGTCCTTTTGCGCGATCTCACACCTGGTCAGGTTATTACCGCGTCTATGATCAGACGCGCCTGGGTCGTAAAGGCCGGTCAGTCAGTGCAAATTATCGCCCAAGGGGAAGGCTTCACAATTAATGGCGAAGGAAAAGCCATGAACAACGCGGCAGCCGGACAAGCGGTCAGAGTCAGAACGGCAAATGGACAAATAGTCAGCGGAATCACAAACGAAGATGGGATTATTC
- the flgD gene encoding flagellar hook assembly protein FlgD, whose protein sequence is MSVTINDTSSATRTQSTSSTSSTTAVEKNSSADLQNQFLTLLVAQLKNQDPTNPMSNDQLVSQLAQLNTVSGIEKLNTTLGSISGQINNNQSMQATTLIGHSVMIPGKDILVGKETSTPFGVELEKAAEVVTVTVNDATGKAVRTIELGTLSAGVHSFNWDSKLSDGTVAPDGAYTFTVAASTGGAQQVVQPLSYAVVNSVVRGENGALLDLGLRGRATMDDVRQIL, encoded by the coding sequence GTGTCTGTAACAATTAATGATACGTCCTCGGCAACGAGAACACAGAGCACGTCGAGTACTTCATCGACAACGGCGGTAGAGAAGAACAGCAGCGCTGACCTACAGAATCAGTTTCTGACCCTTCTGGTTGCGCAGTTGAAGAATCAGGACCCGACGAACCCGATGAGCAACGATCAGTTGGTAAGCCAACTTGCTCAGCTTAATACGGTCAGCGGTATTGAAAAGTTGAATACCACATTGGGCTCTATCTCGGGTCAGATCAATAACAACCAATCTATGCAGGCAACAACGCTGATTGGTCACAGTGTCATGATCCCTGGAAAAGACATTCTCGTTGGTAAAGAAACCAGCACCCCGTTTGGCGTGGAACTGGAAAAAGCCGCAGAGGTTGTTACCGTCACCGTTAATGATGCGACAGGTAAAGCTGTTCGTACGATCGAACTGGGCACGCTTTCTGCCGGCGTTCACTCATTCAACTGGGATAGCAAACTTTCTGATGGCACGGTTGCGCCTGATGGGGCTTATACCTTCACTGTTGCTGCCAGTACTGGCGGTGCACAGCAAGTTGTTCAGCCATTGAGTTATGCGGTTGTAAATAGTGTCGTTCGCGGCGAGAACGGTGCATTACTGGATTTAGGGCTACGCGGCAGAGCCACCATGGACGATGTCCGGCAGATTCTGTAA
- the flgE gene encoding flagellar hook protein FlgE translates to MGFSQAVSGLNAASNNLDVIGNNIANSATVGFKSGTVTFADMFAGSKVGMGVKVASVLQDFGNGTVTSSSRDLDIAISGGGFYRLQDTNGSTYYSRNGQFMLNGRNIVNAQGMQLTGYPVAGTPPVVQTGADPVPLTVPDGDMLASQTTTASIVANLKSSDAVPATAWATNPGAEGTYNSKTALTTYDSQGNVHNFTLYFVKTANNTWQTYAKDDSVSPATYQNAGTLNFAANGALTGHTPFNINLTGTNGAANGVFTLNLTGSVQQNTEYSYKSPTQNGFAPGSLTGFAINDDGTIEGSYSNGQKQPLGQILLASFANPEGLSPEGDNAWSETASSGQAVVGLAGTGSLGKLIGKSTESSNVDLSKELVNMIVAQRNYQSNAQTIKTQDSILQTLVSLR, encoded by the coding sequence ATGGGTTTTTCTCAGGCGGTCAGTGGTTTAAACGCGGCATCTAATAACCTGGATGTTATCGGTAATAACATCGCTAACTCAGCGACAGTAGGTTTTAAATCCGGGACCGTCACATTTGCGGATATGTTTGCGGGTTCTAAAGTGGGTATGGGTGTGAAGGTCGCATCGGTATTGCAGGATTTTGGTAACGGTACGGTAACTTCATCCTCACGAGACCTGGATATTGCGATTAGCGGCGGTGGTTTTTACCGTCTGCAAGACACCAATGGCTCGACTTATTACAGCCGTAATGGTCAGTTCATGCTGAATGGTCGTAATATCGTCAATGCGCAAGGTATGCAACTGACGGGTTATCCGGTTGCTGGTACACCACCAGTCGTTCAAACGGGTGCCGATCCGGTTCCGTTGACTGTTCCTGATGGGGACATGCTGGCGAGCCAAACAACAACGGCGTCAATTGTTGCTAACCTGAAATCTTCAGATGCTGTTCCAGCAACGGCCTGGGCTACCAATCCTGGCGCTGAAGGCACTTATAACAGCAAGACTGCGCTAACAACCTATGACAGTCAGGGTAACGTGCACAACTTTACGCTGTACTTTGTCAAAACGGCGAATAATACCTGGCAAACCTATGCCAAGGATGACTCTGTTAGTCCTGCTACTTATCAAAACGCAGGAACATTGAACTTTGCTGCTAATGGTGCGTTAACGGGGCATACGCCTTTCAACATCAACCTCACTGGGACCAATGGTGCGGCAAATGGAGTGTTTACGCTTAATTTGACTGGCAGCGTGCAGCAAAATACCGAATATAGCTATAAGAGCCCAACCCAGAACGGTTTTGCTCCAGGATCGCTGACTGGGTTTGCTATCAATGATGACGGCACGATCGAAGGTAGCTACAGCAACGGTCAGAAACAGCCGCTGGGTCAGATCCTGCTGGCTAGTTTTGCTAACCCAGAAGGTTTATCACCTGAAGGGGATAACGCCTGGTCTGAAACTGCGAGCTCTGGTCAGGCTGTTGTTGGTCTGGCAGGTACCGGAAGTCTGGGTAAACTGATCGGCAAATCTACCGAAAGCTCAAACGTTGACCTGAGTAAAGAGCTGGTCAACATGATTGTTGCGCAGCGTAACTACCAGTCGAATGCGCAAACCATCAAAACGCAGGATTCCATTCTGCAAACGCTGGTTAGCCTGCGTTAA